From Streptomyces sp. TLI_053, a single genomic window includes:
- a CDS encoding ABC transporter ATP-binding protein: MRPRTEDTVGGRGPAAGGSRAVARLCWRTDRVRCLLVLLLVGIGVVGQPGLGLLLRNLANAVVEGDQRSALRDALFAAVLWGITHQLHGIRGLLLNDIRALAGLAIDEDVIRLTTRIPGISHLEDPRSLDRINAARGVTVVDRVVAMVETAGSVLGLAATMAVLSSVSGYLILLLPLAFPVLWFERIGRARRRRAQELIAEEQRTADALLETVLDPVTATELRVTGAGPVLLDRYQNRWRRATRLRARARTEYAILMAAGYALSVAGIGCALAVVAWRMRAGEATVGDLVLLLAVARQQQGLVQASAAGLSRIAEAAYAMRSYIWLTELATAGAPSGAYAAVPERLTSGISLSGVSFGYPGTERTVLRDVAVELRPGTVVALVGEHGSGKTSLVKLLTGMYPPSAGSIRLDGRPLTGYDPVRWRNRISCGFQDFVRFQTSVHESVGVGDLPRIDDLDRIRQAVRHGAAEDVVDALDHGLETRLGTLFGGVGLSGGQWQRLALARTCMREAPLLMVLDEPTAALDPRGEYEVYRRQIALARTLAERGGTITLIVSHRFSTVRAADLILVLSAGRIVERGSHTELLAAGGRYARLYGRQRAAYQ, encoded by the coding sequence ATGAGGCCCCGCACCGAGGACACGGTGGGAGGACGCGGCCCCGCCGCAGGGGGATCGCGCGCCGTCGCCCGACTGTGCTGGCGCACTGATCGCGTCCGCTGCCTGCTCGTACTCCTCCTGGTGGGAATCGGTGTCGTCGGCCAGCCCGGACTGGGGCTCCTCCTGAGGAACCTGGCGAACGCCGTGGTCGAGGGCGACCAGCGCTCGGCCCTTCGCGACGCCCTGTTCGCCGCCGTGCTGTGGGGGATCACTCATCAGCTCCATGGCATCCGTGGCCTGTTGCTCAACGACATCCGGGCCCTGGCAGGTCTGGCGATCGACGAGGACGTGATCCGGCTGACCACCCGGATCCCGGGCATCTCACATCTGGAGGACCCGCGGAGCCTCGACCGGATCAATGCCGCCCGTGGGGTCACAGTGGTCGATCGGGTGGTCGCCATGGTCGAGACCGCCGGGTCGGTCCTCGGACTCGCCGCAACGATGGCGGTCCTGTCCTCGGTGTCCGGATACCTGATCCTGCTGCTGCCGTTGGCCTTCCCGGTCCTGTGGTTCGAGCGGATCGGCCGAGCCAGACGGCGTCGGGCGCAGGAGCTGATCGCGGAGGAACAACGAACCGCTGACGCCCTGCTGGAAACGGTGCTGGACCCGGTCACCGCCACCGAGCTGCGGGTCACCGGCGCCGGGCCGGTACTCCTGGACCGTTACCAGAACCGTTGGCGACGGGCCACCCGCCTGAGGGCACGAGCCCGCACGGAGTACGCGATACTGATGGCGGCCGGCTACGCCCTCTCGGTGGCCGGGATCGGCTGTGCGCTTGCCGTAGTGGCGTGGCGGATGCGGGCAGGCGAGGCCACGGTCGGCGACCTCGTCCTGCTGCTGGCCGTAGCCCGGCAGCAACAGGGACTGGTGCAGGCGAGCGCGGCCGGCCTGTCACGGATCGCCGAGGCCGCCTACGCCATGCGCTCGTACATCTGGCTGACCGAGCTGGCCACCGCAGGAGCGCCGTCAGGCGCATACGCAGCGGTGCCGGAGCGACTGACGTCCGGGATCTCCCTGTCCGGTGTCTCCTTCGGCTACCCCGGCACGGAGCGCACTGTCCTGAGGGACGTCGCGGTGGAACTGCGGCCCGGAACGGTGGTGGCGCTGGTGGGGGAGCACGGTTCGGGCAAGACCTCGCTGGTCAAGCTGCTGACGGGCATGTACCCACCGTCGGCCGGGAGTATCAGACTCGACGGGCGCCCCCTGACCGGGTACGACCCCGTGCGATGGAGGAACCGCATCTCCTGTGGCTTCCAGGACTTCGTCCGCTTCCAGACCTCGGTTCACGAATCGGTCGGCGTGGGTGATCTACCACGGATCGACGACCTGGACCGGATCCGGCAGGCGGTCCGCCACGGGGCTGCCGAGGACGTCGTCGACGCGCTCGACCATGGCCTGGAAACCCGGCTCGGCACCCTGTTCGGCGGCGTCGGCCTGTCGGGCGGTCAGTGGCAACGGCTGGCCCTGGCCCGGACCTGCATGCGAGAGGCACCCCTGCTCATGGTCCTGGACGAGCCGACGGCGGCACTCGACCCGCGGGGGGAGTACGAGGTCTACCGACGGCAGATCGCCCTGGCGCGGACCCTGGCCGAGCGCGGCGGCACGATCACCCTGATCGTCTCGCACCGCTTCTCCACCGTGCGGGCCGCCGACCTGATCCTCGTGCTGTCCGCAGGGCGGATCGTCGAACGCGGCAGTCACACCGAGCTGCTCGCGGCGGGCGGACGGTACGCCCGGCTCTACGGACGGCAGAGGGCGGCCTACCAGTGA
- a CDS encoding phosphopantetheine-binding protein, giving the protein MNEDLLDRVRTVVVAALAPDVPLTDLRPDQDLWTAGMDSMASVRVMLAVEETFGIEFPEEALTRETLASVTAIATALRDLAGPASGAAG; this is encoded by the coding sequence GTGAACGAGGACCTGCTCGACCGTGTGCGGACCGTTGTCGTCGCCGCGCTGGCGCCGGACGTTCCGCTGACCGACCTCCGGCCAGACCAGGACCTCTGGACGGCGGGGATGGACTCGATGGCCAGTGTCCGGGTGATGCTGGCTGTCGAGGAGACCTTCGGGATCGAGTTCCCGGAGGAGGCGCTCACCAGGGAGACGCTCGCCAGCGTGACCGCGATCGCCACCGCCCTGCGGGACCTGGCCGGGCCGGCATCGGGGGCTGCGGGATGA
- a CDS encoding acyl-CoA dehydrogenase family protein — translation MTAVTTDPLVGTARELAATVLARHAGAADRDARFPSESVAALRDAKLLGASAPVELGGSGASLETLVGIARALARSCGSTAMIWAMHQVQLHCACRYGASSPLLRELLRGAVEDQWLIASVTSERATGGDIGRSYAAVEVTSDADARVEKEATTLSYGADAGAYLLSARRSPHAAPGDQVAVLLRREDVVLSDEGPWQPLGMRATRSPGYRVRAGFGTWQIMDTPFHEIASNAMTPLSHVLWAAVWAGLATEAVERATRLARRRHHGGGPGFDRWSLAAAHRSLAVVDTHLDDGVRRADEVLAGRAAPTTAFAMRMNTLKIAVSERALTAALEALRVCGMPGYAETGEYSIARILRDLHSAPLMINNDRLLAANGELALLTRSTA, via the coding sequence ATGACGGCCGTCACAACGGATCCTCTGGTCGGCACCGCCCGGGAACTGGCCGCCACCGTGCTGGCCCGTCACGCCGGCGCCGCGGACCGGGACGCGCGGTTCCCCTCGGAGTCCGTCGCGGCCCTGCGCGACGCGAAACTGCTCGGGGCATCGGCCCCGGTGGAACTCGGAGGCTCCGGAGCATCGCTGGAGACGCTTGTCGGAATCGCCCGGGCGCTCGCCCGAAGCTGCGGCTCGACGGCGATGATCTGGGCCATGCATCAGGTGCAGCTCCACTGCGCCTGCCGGTACGGCGCCTCCTCGCCGCTGCTCCGGGAACTGCTGCGCGGCGCCGTCGAGGACCAGTGGCTGATCGCCTCGGTCACCAGCGAGCGGGCCACCGGTGGCGACATCGGCCGCAGCTACGCCGCGGTCGAGGTCACCTCCGACGCGGACGCGCGTGTCGAGAAGGAGGCCACGACTCTCTCCTACGGCGCCGACGCGGGTGCCTACCTGCTGTCCGCCCGCCGATCACCGCATGCGGCGCCGGGCGACCAGGTGGCTGTGCTGCTCCGGCGCGAGGATGTCGTCCTGTCGGACGAGGGCCCCTGGCAGCCGCTGGGCATGCGGGCGACCCGCAGCCCCGGCTACCGCGTGCGCGCGGGTTTCGGTACGTGGCAGATCATGGACACCCCGTTCCACGAGATCGCCTCCAACGCCATGACTCCGCTGTCCCACGTGCTGTGGGCGGCGGTCTGGGCCGGACTGGCGACGGAGGCCGTCGAACGGGCCACGCGGCTCGCCCGCCGACGCCACCACGGTGGCGGGCCGGGCTTCGACCGGTGGTCCCTGGCAGCGGCCCACCGCTCGCTCGCCGTCGTCGACACCCACCTCGACGACGGCGTCCGGCGCGCCGACGAGGTTCTGGCGGGCCGGGCCGCACCCACCACGGCCTTCGCCATGAGGATGAACACGCTGAAGATCGCGGTCTCCGAGCGCGCGCTGACCGCCGCGCTCGAAGCGCTGCGGGTGTGTGGAATGCCGGGCTACGCGGAGACCGGCGAGTACTCGATCGCCCGTATCCTGCGCGATCTCCACTCCGCCCCGCTGATGATCAACAACGACCGGTTGCTGGCGGCCAACGGCGAGCTGGCACTCCTCACGAGGAGCACCGCATGA
- a CDS encoding aminoacyl--tRNA ligase-related protein yields MTPVHDSLGLDTTALFASTGTPGIPLTLPLGHRLLAALRAGIAGLFADQVITLLQAPPVVPYDVVSRAGFAEAFPHLVGSVRLPDETTATRELTLTPAACHHAFSLLEGRLVTLPLCLGIEGTCFRDESRTETGRLRSFRMYELVFLGAPESVSNWLDEALRRAADWFAEIGLGHRQVLANDPFFGRTGALLGRLQREDRAKWELQMPVGPGLDQAVASFNHHRDHFGRAFSIRPGSGSELHSACAAFGLDRLLLAVVHAHGPDPGSWPAELATAVAT; encoded by the coding sequence ATGACACCCGTCCACGATTCCCTGGGCCTCGATACCACGGCCCTCTTCGCGAGCACCGGGACACCGGGCATCCCTCTGACATTGCCGCTCGGCCACCGGCTTCTCGCCGCTCTGCGCGCCGGTATCGCCGGCCTCTTCGCCGACCAGGTGATCACCCTCCTCCAAGCACCCCCGGTGGTTCCCTACGACGTGGTGTCCCGGGCCGGGTTCGCCGAAGCCTTTCCCCACCTGGTGGGCTCGGTCCGGCTTCCGGACGAGACGACGGCGACCCGGGAGCTGACGCTGACACCCGCGGCCTGTCACCACGCCTTCTCCCTGCTCGAAGGCCGGCTGGTCACCCTTCCCCTCTGCCTCGGGATCGAGGGAACCTGCTTCCGCGACGAGTCCAGGACCGAGACGGGCCGACTCCGCAGCTTCCGGATGTACGAGCTGGTGTTCCTCGGGGCCCCCGAGTCCGTCTCGAACTGGCTGGACGAAGCCCTGCGCCGTGCGGCCGACTGGTTCGCGGAGATCGGTCTGGGGCACCGGCAAGTGCTCGCGAACGACCCGTTCTTCGGCCGCACAGGCGCACTCCTGGGCAGGCTTCAGCGGGAGGACCGGGCGAAATGGGAACTGCAGATGCCGGTCGGGCCCGGCCTGGACCAGGCCGTGGCGTCCTTCAACCACCACCGCGACCACTTCGGCCGGGCGTTCTCGATCCGGCCGGGCTCCGGCTCGGAACTGCACAGCGCCTGCGCGGCGTTCGGTCTGGACCGTCTGCTCCTGGCCGTCGTCCACGCCCATGGTCCCGATCCTGGTTCCTGGCCGGCCGAACTCGCGACCGCCGTAGCCACCTGA